Part of the Clostridia bacterium genome is shown below.
ACGCCATAATAATTCTTTGTGATAGCTGTCTTTACAAACTTCAACAGTACCTGTTAGCAATAATCCCTTAAAATCAATATCATCACAAAAATATATACTTGCTTTTGGGTTTTGCAAAAATTGAGCGGCTCTTTTTGTTGACAAATTTGTTGAAAAATAATGTGTAGTTATGCCGTCATGGTGCAATGCAAGCATAGCTTTTATAGTGGGAAACCCATCACTATTAA
Proteins encoded:
- a CDS encoding pyridoxamine 5'-phosphate oxidase family protein gives rise to the protein MEKIKKEALGLIEKAKVAYVSSVNSDGFPTIKAMLALHHDGITTHYFSTNLSTKRAAQFLQNPKASIYFCDDIDFKGLLLTGTVEVCKDSYHKELLWR